The following coding sequences are from one Kogia breviceps isolate mKogBre1 chromosome X, mKogBre1 haplotype 1, whole genome shotgun sequence window:
- the GPRASP1 gene encoding LOW QUALITY PROTEIN: G-protein coupled receptor-associated sorting protein 1 (The sequence of the model RefSeq protein was modified relative to this genomic sequence to represent the inferred CDS: deleted 1 base in 1 codon; substituted 3 bases at 3 genomic stop codons), with amino-acid sequence MTGAEIEPGIQAKPEKKPGEEVGGRAERENEVPMVVRPKVRTQAQVMPGARPKTETMAVVGTHPKSEAKAITGARSMDETYSWAKTEFDAEALLKTEGVSQTNAISWPLISTESGSIAKTKIWSMDRELVSMDAESFPCTKVKSQSGNQPLFESEETNMGSWCHPRPTSKTETSHNCDFKWVDRSSLSSLFWSREEVSTRLHPRDTVKASTRSRHMAKEEAMSRPKTSRKLYVASSSGSEDESIKTSWFWAREKTSVWSKPREETNSRSWFRPNKEVSESNSGSECEDNVKSWFWAGEEARYKPRADVRARHRAKQETSIDFMSGSMDIVKKESWFWPGEEANNLSRPKSKKEVRARAMAKQEAKIKARARTKREARSEEEFLTGAWFWAAEESSIVSGATVKSCSQVEDESIVGSWFWTEEEASMGTEASGKFRPKTEQEPISNSMLGTGEKTSVEIEADATSKSVPADDAEKVIASFCFWANEEINPEAKEETIWGSWFWVSDEASVEADIGASCGSRPRSEEEEVIGPWFWAGEEINTEPEFREEARPGAEEETLFGSWFWDGNQAQMDSGAEVNCDTMPETEEEEPIIGSWFWAGVEACGRAEVSNKSSLEDKEKGIISSWFGTTEEISMKYATGAKCKFMTTAEEINTESDFWSGEDPCIFAANGGSWKSRPEEEQDTVDSWFWSRKYTRPETTVGPWLWAVKEGSIDDRTEEAKAPTKEETMITSWFWKGDKAIIGATDREESRPDPEEEDIIGSCLXAGEEDRLETEAXAREEDRLAAEEEHFFGSWFWAREEAIMNKANICSKYSPEAEEEEVIVESWFWAEEEASLEAGDSFESKHGTEKEEIIVGSWFWAEECNIDVGPQAIEKTTSRSGEKTTFGSWFWDAKEINLEAETCCAYKPEDDEEMIVKSWFWSGEKAINETETVATSESRPENEEGAVVGSWFGAKNEANNRTGNGTNYESRTVAEEDEAIVRSWFWAGDEAHFESNPSPVYRAICRSRCSVELEPDALRRPQSWEEVTVQFKPGPWGRVGFPSPSPFRFSKEAAFLFSEMFGGKPKHMKLSLEGEEQESLLQPDQPDPEFPFQYDPSYWSVREIXEHLKTRESAEPESWFCSCIQCELKIGPEEFEELLLLTDKIQDPFIHEISKIAMGMRSASQFTHYFTRDSGVVSLIETLINYASSQVKTRFLENMIHMAPPYPNLNMIQTYVCQVCEESLAYRLDSPEQLSGIKMVRHLTTTTDYHTLVAKYIYGFLSLLATGNTKTRFHVLKMLLNLSENPVMTEEQLSAEAVSEFMGLFNRKETNDNIQVVLAMLENIGNNIKKESLWFTDDDFSLEPFISAFHEVEKFAQELQGKADDQNDPEAEQKNEYD; translated from the exons ATGACTGGGGCTGAGATTGAGCCTGGCATCCAGGCCAAGCCTGAAAAGAAGCCTGGAGAAGAAGTTGGGGGTAGGgctgagagagagaatgaagtcCCAATGGTGGTCAGACCCAAGGTTAGGACCCAGGCCCAGGTAATGCCTGGAGCAAGGCCCAAAACTGAGACCATGGCAGTAGTTGGGACACATCCTAAGAGTGAGGCCAAGGCAATCACTGGAGCAAGGTCCATGGATGAAACCTATTCATGGGCCAAGACTGAGTTTGATGCTGAGGCGCTACTGAAGACAGAGGGAGTGTCCCAAACCAATGCTATATCCTGGCCACTGATCAGTACTGAGTCTGGGTCAATTGCTAAAACTAAGATCTGGTCTATGGATAGGGAACTGGTCAGTATGGATGCTGAGTCCTTTCCTTGCACCAAGGTCAAGTCCCAATCAGGTAACCAGCCTTTGTTTGAGTCAGAGGAGACCAATATGGGGTCCTGGTGCCATCCCAGGCCTACATCCAAAACAGAGACTTCTCACAATTGTGATTTCAAATGGGTGGATAGATCCTCTCTGAGCTCCTTGTTCTGGAGTAGAGAAGAGGTCAGTACAAGGCTTCATCCTAGAGACACGGTAAAGGCCAGTACTAGGTCCAGGCACATGGCCAAAGAAGAAGCCATGTCTAGGCCCAAAACCAGTCGGAAGCTTTATGTTGCATCCAGTTCTGGTTCTGAGGATGAATCTATTAAGACATCCTGGTTCTGGGCCAGAGAAAAGACCAGTGTCTGGTCTAAGCCCAGGGAAGAGACCAACAGTAGGTCTTGGTTTAGGCCTAATAAAGAAGTCTCTGAATCTAATTCTGGGTCTGAATGTGAGGACAATGTAAAATCCTGGTTCTGGGCTGGAGAGGAGGCCAGGTACAAACCCAGAGCCGATGTCAGGGCCAGGCACAGGGCCAAGCAAGAAACTTCCATTGATTTCATGTCTGGCTCTATGGATATAGTCAAAAAAGAGTCCTGGTTCTGGCCTGGAGAAGAGGCTAATAACTTGTCTAGGCCCAAGTCCAAGAAAGAGGTCAGGGCCAGAGCAATGGCAAAGCAAGAGGCCAAAATCAAAGCCAGAGCCAGGACAAAGCGAGAAGCCAGGTCAGAGGAAGAGTTCCTCACTGGGGCCTGGTTCTGGGCTGCAGAAGAGTCCAGCATAGTGAGTGGGGCCACTGTCAAGTCCTGTTCTCAAGTGGAGGATGAGTCCATTGTTGGCAGTTGGTTCTGGACTGAAGAAGAGGCCAGTATGGGGACTGAGGCCAGTGGTAAATTCAGACCAAAGACTGAGCAGGAGCCTATTAGCAATTCTATGCTTGGAACTGGGGAAAAGACCAGTGTGGAAATTGAGGCTGATGCCACTTCCAAATCTGTGCCAGCAGATGATGCAGAAAAGGTCATTGCCAGTTTCTGCTTCTGGGCTAATGAAGAAATCAACCCAGAGGCTAAAGAAGAGACCATTTGGGGGTCTTGGTTTTGGGTCAGTGATGAGGCCAGTGTGGAAGCTGATATTGGGGCCAGCTGTGGGTCCAGGCCAAGGTCTGAGGAAGAAGAGGTCATTGGTCCCTGGTTCTGGGCTGGAGAAGAAATCAATACAGAGCCTGAGTTTAGAGAAGAGGCCAGGCCAGGAGCTGAAGAAGAGACATTATTTGGGTCCTGGTTTTGGGATGGAAACCAGGCCCAGATGGATTCTGGGGCTGAAGTCAATTGTGACACTATGCCAGAGACTGAAGAGGAGGAGCCCATTATTGGGTCATGGTTCTGGGCTGGAGTAGAAGCTTGCGGGAGGGCTGAAGTCAGCAACAAGTCTAGCCTGGAAGACAAGGAAAAGGGTATTATATCATCTTGGTTTGGGACCACTGAAGAGATCAGTATGAAGTATGCCACTGGTGCCAAATGTAAATTTATGACAACTGCTGAAGAGATCAATACTGAGTCTGACTTCTGGTCAGGAGAAGATCCCTGTATATTTGCTGCCAATGGAGGCAGCTGGAAGTCTAGGCCAGAGGAGGAACAGGACACTGTTGATTCATGGTTCTGGTCCAGAAAATATACAAGGCCAGAGACCACTGTAGGGCCCTGGTTATGGGCTGTGAAAGAGGGCAGTATAGATGATAGGACTGAAGAAGCCAAGGCACCAACCAAGGAGGAGACCATGATCACATCCTGGTTCTGGAAAGGGGATAAAGCCATTATAGGGGCTACAGATAGAGAAGAATCCAGGCCAGATCCTGAAGAGGAAGATATTATTGGTTCTTGTTTGTGAGCTGGGGAGGAAGACAGGCTTGAAACAGAAGCATAGGCTAGGGAAGAGGACAGGCTGGCAGCTGAAGAGGAACATTTTTTTGGGTCTTGGTTCTGGGCCAGGGAAGAGGCCATTATGAACAAGGCTAACATTTGCAGCAAATACAGTCCAGAAGCTGAAGAGGAGGAAGTCATTGTTGAGTCCTGGTTCTGGGCTGAAGAAGAAGCCAGTCTGGAGGCAGGGGATAGTTTTGAGTCCAAGCATGGCACTGAAAAGGAGGAAATCATTGTTGGGTCCTGGTTCTGGGCTGAAGAATGTAATATAGACGTTGGACCTCAGGCAATAGAAAAGACCACATCAAGGTCTGGAGAGAAAACCACTTTTGGATCCTGGTTCTGGGATGCAAAAGAAATCAATTTAGAAGCAGAAACATGCTGTGCATATAAGCCAGAGGATGATGAAGAGATGATTGTTAAGTCCTGGTTCTGGTCTGGAGAGAAGGCCATTAATGAGACTGAAACTGTGGCCACCTCTGAATCCAGGCCAGAAAATGAGGAAGGGGCAGTTGTTGGGTCCTGGTTTGGAGCTAAAAATGAGGCCAATAACAGGACTGGTAATGGAACCAACTATGAGTCAAGGACAGTAGCTGAGGAGGATGAGGCCATAGTGAGGTCCTGGTTCTGGGCAGGAGATGAGGCACATTTTGAATCAAATCCTAGCCCTGTGTACAGGGCCATTTGCAGGTCCAGATGTTCAGTTGAGCTAGAGCCTGATGCTTTACGCAGGCCCCAGAGCTGGGAGGAGGTTACTGTTCAGTTCAAGCCTGGCCCATGGGGTAGGGTTGGCTTCCCATCCCCAAGCCCCTTTAGATTTTCAAAAGAAGCAGCATTTCTGTTCTCTGAAATGTTTGGAGGAAAGCCCAAGCACATGAAACTGAGCCTAGAAGGGGAAGAGCAGGAATCTTTGCTTCAGCCTGATCAGCCTGACCCTGAGTTCCCATTTCAATATGATCCGTCCTACTGGTCAGTCAGGGAAATTTGAGAACATCTTAAGACGAGGGAGAGTGCAGAGCCTGAGAGTTGGTTCTGCAGCTGCATACAGTGTGAGCTTAAAATTGGTCCTGAAGAGTTTGAAGAACTCCTTCTATTAACAGACAAAATTCAAGATCCTTTTATTCATGAAATATCTAAAATTGCAATGGGTATGAGGAGTGCTTCTCAATTTACTCATTATTTCACTCGCGATTCAGGTGTTGTCTCA CTTATTGAAACCTTGATCAATTATGCCTCCTCCCAAGTTAAGACAAGGTTTTTGGAAAATATGATTCACATGGCTCCACCTTATCCAAATCTAAACATGATTCAGACATACGTATGTCAAGTGTGTGAGGAAAGTCTTGCTTATAGGTTGGATTCCCCTGAGCAGTTATCTGGAATAAAGATGGTTAGACACCTCACTACAACTACTGACTATCACACACTGGTTGCCAAGTATATATATGGCTTTCTCTCCTTATTAGCCACGGGCAATACCAAAACAAGATTTCATGTTCTGAAGATGCTACTGAATTTGTCTGAAAATCCTGTCATGACAGAAGAACAACTCAGTGCTGAAGCAGTGTCAGAATTTATGGGCCTTTTTAACAGgaaagagacaaatgacaatattCAGGTTGTTCTAGCAATGCTTGAGAATATTGGtaacaatattaaaaaagagtcatTGTGGTTCACTGATGATGATTTCAGTCTTGAGCCATTTATTTCTGCATTCCATGAAGTTGAGAAATTTGCTCAGGAACTGCAAGGCAAAGCAGATGATCAGAATGACCCTGAGGCAGAACAAAAAAATGAGTATGATTAA